Proteins from one Pseudomonas bijieensis genomic window:
- the rssB gene encoding two-component system response regulator RssB: MPKTSATLLIIDDDEVVRASLAAYLEDSGFSVLQASNGQQGLQVFEQDKPDLVICDLRMPQMGGLELIRQVTEISSQTPVIVVSGAGVMNDAVEALRLGAADYLIKPLEDLAVLEHSVRRALDRSRLLLENQRYREKLETANRELEASLNLLQEDQNAGRQVQMNMLPVSPWTVDDFRFAHQIIPSLYLSGDFVDYFRVDERRVAFYLADVSGHGASSAFVTVLLKFMTTRLLFESKRNGTLPEFKPSEVLGHINRGLISCKLGKHVTMVGGVIDEETGLLTYSIGGHLPLPVLYTPDSVRYLEGRGLPVGLFNEATYEDHVLELPPTFSLTLMSDGILDLLTEPTLKEKEAALPERVSAAGGSLEGLRQVFGLATLGEMPDDIALLVLSRNL, from the coding sequence ATGCCAAAAACCAGTGCCACGCTGCTGATAATCGATGATGACGAAGTGGTGCGAGCCAGCCTCGCAGCCTACTTGGAAGACAGTGGTTTCAGCGTCCTGCAGGCCAGCAATGGCCAACAGGGTCTTCAGGTATTCGAGCAAGACAAGCCCGACCTGGTCATCTGCGACCTGCGCATGCCGCAGATGGGCGGACTCGAACTCATTCGCCAGGTCACCGAGATTTCCTCGCAGACCCCGGTGATCGTGGTTTCGGGCGCGGGCGTAATGAACGACGCGGTCGAGGCGTTGCGCCTGGGCGCGGCGGATTACCTGATCAAGCCCCTTGAAGACCTCGCGGTACTCGAACACTCGGTGCGCCGGGCCTTGGACCGTTCGCGGCTGTTGCTGGAAAACCAGCGCTATCGTGAAAAGCTGGAAACCGCCAACCGCGAGCTGGAAGCCAGCCTGAACCTGTTGCAGGAAGACCAGAACGCCGGGCGCCAGGTACAGATGAACATGCTGCCGGTCAGCCCCTGGACCGTCGACGATTTCCGGTTTGCCCACCAGATCATTCCGTCGTTGTACCTGTCGGGCGATTTCGTGGACTATTTCCGGGTCGACGAACGACGAGTGGCCTTTTACCTGGCCGATGTTTCCGGCCATGGTGCTTCCTCGGCGTTCGTGACGGTGTTGTTGAAGTTCATGACCACGCGCCTGTTGTTCGAATCCAAGCGCAATGGCACATTGCCAGAATTCAAGCCGTCAGAAGTCCTTGGGCATATCAACCGAGGCCTGATCAGTTGTAAGCTGGGCAAACACGTCACAATGGTCGGTGGAGTCATCGACGAGGAGACTGGTTTGTTGACCTATAGCATCGGCGGTCACCTGCCTTTGCCTGTGTTGTATACGCCAGACAGCGTTCGTTACCTGGAAGGGCGAGGTTTGCCGGTGGGCCTGTTCAACGAGGCCACCTACGAAGACCACGTACTGGAATTGCCACCGACATTCAGCCTGACGCTGATGTCTGATGGCATTTTGGACCTTTTGACAGAACCTACACTCAAAGAGAAAGAAGCGGCCTTGCCTGAACGGGTAAGCGCAGCGGGCGGCAGCCTGGAAGGCTTGCGTCAAGTGTTTGGATTAGCCACGCTAGGGGAGATGCCGGATGATATCGCCCTGTTAGTGTTGAGCAGGAACCTTTGA
- the rssC gene encoding anti-sigma factor antagonist RssC gives MSTGRIQFAEQDGTFVLKFVGEVRLTLCSALDATIERIFTALNFSAIVIDLTETRSIDSTTLGLLAKLSILSRQKVGLLPTVVTTHNDITRLLQSMGFDQVFNIVGDPVPCPECLDDLPDQDQSEEEVRIKVLEAHKILMGLNDSNREAFHDLVNALERP, from the coding sequence ATGAGTACCGGTAGAATCCAGTTCGCCGAGCAGGACGGCACCTTTGTCCTGAAGTTTGTCGGTGAAGTGCGCCTGACCCTGTGTTCGGCGCTGGATGCGACTATTGAGCGGATCTTCACTGCGCTGAACTTCAGCGCCATCGTGATCGACCTGACCGAAACCCGCAGCATCGACAGCACCACCCTGGGCCTGCTGGCCAAGTTGTCGATCCTGTCACGGCAGAAGGTCGGCTTGCTGCCGACCGTTGTCACCACCCACAACGATATCACCCGTCTGCTGCAGTCCATGGGTTTTGACCAGGTGTTCAACATCGTTGGCGACCCCGTGCCATGCCCTGAATGCCTGGACGACCTGCCTGACCAGGACCAGTCTGAAGAAGAAGTGCGGATCAAGGTGCTCGAAGCCCACAAGATTCTCATGGGGCTCAATGACTCCAATCGTGAAGCGTTTCACGACTTGGTGAATGCGCTGGAGCGGCCCTGA
- the dusA gene encoding tRNA dihydrouridine(20/20a) synthase DusA yields MNLEKPEAPVNTGSSRREPSRRFSVAPMMDWTDAHCRFFLRILSKHALLYTEMVTTGALLNGDHERFLRHHQSEHPLALQLGGSVPADLAACARMAQEHGYDEVNLNVGCPSDRVQNNMIGACLMGHPDLVADCVKAMRDAVSIPVTVKHRIGINGRDSYEQLCEFVGTVREAGCTSFTVHARIAILEGLSPKENRDIPPLRYDVAARLKADFPELEIVLNGGIKTLEACHEHLQTFDGVMLGREAYHNPYLLAEVDQQLFGSTAPIITRAEALAQLRPYIADHLAAGGAMHHITRHVLGLGTGFPGARRFRQLLSVDIHKTKDPLALLDQAGQLLEGR; encoded by the coding sequence ATGAATTTAGAAAAACCTGAAGCGCCCGTAAACACTGGATCATCCCGTCGAGAGCCGTCCCGCCGCTTCAGCGTTGCGCCGATGATGGATTGGACCGACGCCCACTGTCGCTTCTTCCTCCGCATCCTCTCCAAACACGCCCTGCTCTACACCGAAATGGTCACCACCGGCGCGCTACTCAACGGTGACCACGAACGCTTCCTGCGTCACCACCAATCCGAACACCCCCTGGCCCTGCAACTGGGCGGCAGCGTCCCAGCTGACCTGGCCGCCTGCGCCCGTATGGCCCAGGAGCACGGTTACGACGAGGTCAACCTCAACGTCGGCTGCCCCAGTGACCGAGTGCAGAACAACATGATCGGCGCCTGCCTGATGGGGCATCCGGATTTGGTGGCTGACTGTGTGAAGGCCATGCGCGATGCGGTGTCGATTCCGGTGACGGTCAAGCATCGCATCGGGATCAATGGGCGGGACAGTTACGAGCAGTTGTGTGAGTTTGTCGGGACGGTGCGTGAGGCCGGGTGTACGAGTTTTACCGTGCATGCGCGGATTGCGATTCTGGAGGGGTTGTCGCCGAAGGAGAATCGGGATATCCCGCCGCTGCGTTATGACGTGGCCGCGCGGTTGAAGGCGGATTTTCCGGAGTTGGAGATTGTGCTCAACGGTGGAATCAAGACGCTGGAGGCGTGCCACGAACATCTGCAGACGTTCGACGGTGTGATGCTGGGGCGCGAGGCCTATCACAACCCGTATCTGCTGGCCGAAGTAGATCAGCAGCTGTTTGGCAGCACCGCGCCGATCATCACCCGGGCCGAGGCGCTGGCGCAGTTGCGGCCTTATATCGCCGATCACCTGGCGGCTGGCGGGGCGATGCACCACATCACCCGTCACGTGTTGGGGCTGGGGACCGGGTTCCCGGGAGCGCGGCGGTTTCGGCAGTTGTTGTCGGTGGATATTCATAAAACCAAGGATCCGCTGGCGTTGCTGGATCAGGCGGGACAGTTGCTGGAAGGACGCTGA
- the tal gene encoding transaldolase — MTSKLEQLKQFTTVVADTGDFEAIARVKPVDATTNPSLLLKASAIQGYAEQLNACVADCKGDVGLASDRFAVAVGQEILKVIPGRISTEVDARLSFDTEAMLKRAHRLIDLYEKAGIGRDRVLIKIASTWEGIRAAEQLEREGIQCNLTLLFSFAQAAACADAGVFLISPFVGRIYDWYKKANGNDYTGADDPGVQSVTRIYNYYKANDYKTVVMGASFRNLNQIEQLAGCDRLTVSPDLLEKLAADEGKLERKLAPGQAGEARLILNEAQFRWLSNEDAMATEKLAEGIRQFARDQEKLEALLQAKL; from the coding sequence ATGACTTCCAAGCTGGAACAACTCAAGCAATTCACCACCGTCGTGGCCGATACCGGCGACTTCGAGGCCATCGCCCGCGTCAAACCCGTGGACGCTACCACCAACCCTTCCCTGCTGCTCAAGGCCTCGGCCATTCAAGGTTATGCCGAGCAACTGAACGCCTGCGTGGCGGACTGCAAGGGCGATGTGGGCCTGGCCAGCGACCGTTTTGCCGTAGCGGTCGGGCAAGAGATTCTGAAAGTGATCCCGGGGCGTATTTCCACTGAAGTGGATGCACGTCTGTCATTCGATACCGAGGCCATGTTGAAGCGTGCGCATCGTCTGATCGATCTGTACGAAAAAGCCGGCATTGGCCGGGATCGCGTGCTGATCAAGATCGCTTCCACCTGGGAAGGCATTCGTGCCGCCGAGCAACTGGAGCGTGAAGGCATCCAGTGCAACCTGACCCTGCTGTTCTCCTTCGCCCAGGCCGCGGCCTGTGCCGATGCCGGGGTGTTCCTGATTTCGCCGTTCGTGGGCCGTATCTACGATTGGTACAAGAAAGCCAATGGCAACGACTACACCGGCGCCGATGACCCGGGCGTGCAGTCGGTGACGCGTATCTACAATTACTACAAGGCCAATGACTACAAGACCGTGGTCATGGGTGCGAGCTTCCGCAACCTCAACCAGATCGAACAACTAGCCGGCTGCGACCGCTTGACCGTCAGCCCGGACCTGCTGGAAAAACTGGCCGCCGATGAAGGCAAGCTGGAGCGTAAGCTGGCGCCAGGGCAAGCCGGGGAAGCGCGCTTGATTCTCAATGAAGCGCAGTTCCGCTGGTTGTCCAACGAAGACGCCATGGCGACCGAGAAACTGGCCGAAGGTATTCGTCAGTTTGCCCGGGACCAGGAGAAGCTGGAGGCGTTACTGCAAGCCAAGCTTTGA
- a CDS encoding heavy metal response regulator transcription factor, whose protein sequence is MKLLIVEDQTKTGQYLRQGLGEAGFNADLVADGITGQQLALSGEYALLILDVMLPGRDGWQILQAVRGAGLDTPVLFLTARDAVQDRVHGLELGADDYLVKPFAFSELLARVRSLLRRGSSTQQETALQLADLRLDLIRRRVERSGRRIDLTAKEFALLEMLLRRQGEVLPKSLIASQVWDMNFDSDTNVIEVAIRRLRIKIDDEFPSKLIHTVRGMGYVLEERSL, encoded by the coding sequence ATGAAACTGCTGATCGTCGAAGACCAAACCAAAACCGGCCAATACCTGCGCCAAGGCCTGGGCGAAGCCGGGTTCAACGCCGACCTGGTAGCCGACGGGATCACCGGCCAGCAACTGGCCTTGAGCGGCGAATACGCCTTGCTGATCCTCGACGTGATGTTGCCCGGCCGCGATGGTTGGCAGATCCTGCAAGCCGTTCGCGGAGCCGGGCTGGATACACCGGTGTTGTTCCTCACTGCGCGGGACGCGGTACAGGATCGGGTCCACGGCCTGGAGCTGGGCGCTGATGATTACCTGGTCAAGCCCTTTGCTTTTTCCGAGTTGCTGGCACGGGTGCGCAGCCTGCTGCGTCGAGGCAGCTCGACACAACAGGAAACCGCCCTGCAACTGGCCGACTTGCGCCTGGACCTGATCCGCCGCCGCGTCGAACGCAGCGGTCGACGCATCGATCTCACCGCCAAGGAATTCGCCTTGTTGGAAATGCTCCTGCGCCGTCAGGGCGAAGTGCTGCCCAAGTCGCTGATCGCGTCCCAGGTCTGGGACATGAACTTCGACAGCGACACCAACGTCATCGAAGTCGCGATACGGCGCCTGCGAATCAAGATTGACGATGAGTTCCCCAGCAAACTCATCCACACCGTGCGGGGCATGGGTTATGTGCTTGAAGAGCGCAGCCTGTGA
- a CDS encoding HAD family phosphatase, with translation MPRAEALPLPASSLTAVLFGLSGCLVDFGARIRQPGAGPVEHAQPTPGALESLQQLQRQEIPCAWLDELPPAISHALAASLPTWIKPPQLPATNNPWPAPHACWQALMALNVQQLDGCVLVSGEPRLLQSGLNAGLWTIGLASCGSLCGLAPDQWQALSQQERETKRAKATVQLFGLGVHSVIDHLGELDTCLADISLRRLKGEKP, from the coding sequence ATGCCCCGCGCCGAAGCCCTGCCCCTCCCCGCCTCCAGCCTGACCGCCGTACTGTTTGGCCTGAGCGGATGCCTGGTGGATTTCGGCGCACGCATCCGTCAACCAGGGGCTGGGCCAGTCGAGCATGCGCAGCCCACACCTGGCGCCCTTGAGAGCTTGCAGCAGTTGCAGCGCCAGGAAATCCCCTGCGCCTGGCTCGACGAGTTGCCACCTGCCATCAGCCACGCCCTGGCGGCTTCATTGCCGACATGGATCAAACCACCGCAACTTCCTGCAACAAATAATCCTTGGCCGGCGCCGCATGCCTGCTGGCAAGCCTTGATGGCGCTGAACGTCCAGCAACTGGACGGCTGCGTATTGGTCAGTGGCGAACCCAGGCTGTTGCAGTCGGGGCTCAACGCCGGCTTGTGGACCATCGGCCTGGCGTCCTGCGGCTCGCTGTGCGGCTTGGCGCCTGACCAATGGCAGGCGCTGAGCCAACAGGAACGGGAAACCAAGCGCGCCAAGGCCACTGTGCAATTGTTCGGCTTGGGAGTGCACTCGGTGATCGACCACCTGGGTGAACTCGACACTTGCCTGGCGGATATCAGCCTGCGTCGACTCAAAGGCGAGAAGCCATGA
- a CDS encoding heavy metal sensor histidine kinase, translating to MRGRWSLSSRLALLFAACTAVVSLFAGILFSRGSEAHFIELDQQLLEGKLIGLRRTLQDLDAEQIQGRLEDELSRQADLALRIKGSDGVRWYDSSIRIPAQLPERPGLSTLSDADNDYRVLNAPLYPDRANSPQLTLLLDITHHQHFLQRMQRLIWLTVGLSALATALLGAWAARRALRPLRRMGAIARSVSARSLNARLPEEQMPTELAELAHSINAMLGRLDDAFQRLSAFSADIAHELRTPLSNLLTHTQVTLTRERSLEDYREALHSNLEELQWMAQLVNDMLYLAKADHGLLAINREPLQLAEEVDLLLDFFSPLAEDTNVRLSREGESHIEGDRNMLRRALSNLLDNALRFTPVDGEVRVRIVDEVQGVSVSVENSGEGIPADLLPRLFDRFYRADPARQEGSSEHAGLGLAITRSIIRAHGGQIHCESADGWTRFVIELPKEN from the coding sequence GTGAGGGGCCGGTGGTCACTGAGTAGCCGCCTGGCGCTGCTGTTCGCTGCCTGCACCGCCGTGGTGTCATTGTTCGCCGGCATCCTGTTCAGCCGTGGCAGCGAGGCGCACTTCATCGAGCTGGACCAGCAACTGCTCGAAGGCAAGCTGATCGGCCTGCGCCGGACCCTGCAAGATCTCGACGCCGAACAGATCCAGGGCCGCCTGGAAGATGAACTGAGCCGTCAGGCCGATCTGGCGCTGCGCATCAAGGGCAGTGATGGTGTGCGTTGGTACGACAGCTCGATCCGGATCCCGGCTCAATTGCCGGAGCGGCCCGGCCTGTCGACCCTCAGCGATGCCGACAACGACTACCGGGTGTTGAACGCGCCGCTGTATCCCGATCGAGCCAATTCACCACAACTGACCCTGTTGCTGGACATCACTCATCACCAGCATTTCCTGCAACGCATGCAGCGCCTGATCTGGCTGACTGTCGGCCTCTCAGCCCTGGCCACGGCCCTGCTCGGTGCCTGGGCCGCCCGGCGGGCCTTGCGGCCATTGCGACGCATGGGCGCCATCGCCCGCAGCGTCTCGGCCCGCTCTCTCAACGCCCGACTGCCCGAAGAGCAAATGCCTACGGAACTGGCGGAATTGGCCCACAGCATCAATGCCATGCTCGGACGCCTCGACGATGCGTTTCAGCGACTCTCGGCGTTCTCGGCCGACATCGCCCATGAGTTGCGCACGCCGCTGTCCAATTTGCTGACCCATACCCAGGTCACCCTCACCCGCGAGCGCTCCCTGGAGGATTACCGCGAGGCATTGCACAGCAATCTCGAGGAACTGCAATGGATGGCGCAATTGGTCAATGACATGCTGTACCTGGCCAAGGCCGACCACGGCCTGCTGGCGATCAATCGCGAACCGCTGCAATTGGCCGAAGAAGTGGACTTGCTGCTGGACTTCTTCTCGCCCCTGGCCGAAGACACCAACGTACGCCTGAGTCGCGAGGGCGAAAGCCACATCGAGGGCGACCGTAATATGTTGCGTCGGGCCCTTTCCAACCTGCTGGACAACGCCCTGCGCTTCACCCCCGTTGACGGCGAAGTGCGGGTACGAATTGTCGATGAGGTTCAAGGGGTGAGCGTAAGCGTGGAAAACAGTGGCGAGGGGATTCCAGCGGACCTGCTGCCGCGCCTGTTCGACCGTTTCTACCGCGCCGACCCGGCTCGCCAGGAAGGCAGCAGCGAACACGCGGGGCTCGGGCTGGCGATTACCCGCTCGATCATCCGCGCCCATGGCGGGCAGATCCACTGTGAGTCAGCCGATGGCTGGACGCGGTTTGTGATCGAGTTGCCGAAAGAGAATTGA
- a CDS encoding plastocyanin/azurin family copper-binding protein: MLMGNRLILAACALALSASSWASPGHFDFGQPAPAAKASRSIEVVMGDMTFDPGALDIKAGETVRFVLINKGQLLHEFNLGDAAMYADHQQEMLKMQQSGQLMPTAMKPGMDHGAMGHDQASMRHDDPNSVLVEPGKTAELTWTFSKATRLEFACNIPGHYQAGMKGDLTVSQ; this comes from the coding sequence ATGTTGATGGGAAACCGCTTGATCCTGGCCGCTTGCGCACTGGCCCTCAGTGCGTCGTCGTGGGCATCGCCGGGCCATTTCGATTTTGGCCAGCCTGCACCGGCAGCCAAGGCCAGTCGCAGCATCGAGGTGGTGATGGGCGACATGACGTTCGATCCCGGTGCCCTTGATATCAAGGCCGGCGAGACGGTTCGGTTCGTGCTGATCAATAAAGGCCAGTTGCTCCACGAATTCAACCTGGGCGACGCCGCCATGTACGCCGACCACCAACAGGAAATGCTCAAGATGCAGCAGAGCGGCCAGTTGATGCCGACCGCGATGAAGCCGGGGATGGACCATGGCGCCATGGGCCACGACCAGGCGAGCATGCGCCACGATGACCCCAACAGCGTATTGGTGGAGCCGGGCAAAACCGCCGAGCTGACCTGGACCTTCAGCAAGGCCACGCGCCTGGAGTTTGCCTGCAATATTCCCGGGCATTACCAGGCCGGGATGAAGGGCGACCTGACAGTCAGTCAGTAA
- a CDS encoding lipoprotein-releasing ABC transporter permease subunit, giving the protein MFRPLSIFIGTRYTRAKRRNRFVSFISMTSMIGLALGVLAMIVVLSVMNGFQREMSSRILGMVPHATIVGVNPIDDWQPVAAAALKNPEVTAAVPFTEMEGMLSHKGSMQPIQISGIDPAQEGKVSIVAQHIVQGRLDALKPGEFGVVIGEITARRFRLNVGDKITLIVPEVSTAPGGITPRMQRLNVVGVFKVGAELDGSMALIHVADAAQMQHWQPNQVQSVRLAVKDLYAAPKVSGDIATGLGANYKADDWTHTQGSLFSAMKMEKTMIGLLLLMIVAVAAFNIIATLIMVVNDKGADIAILRTIGATPRQIMAIFMVQGTVIGVVGTLIGGVLGVIAALNVSELVGWLERVSGQHIFSSDVYFVSNLPSELQRADVLLICSAGFILSFLATVYPAWRAAKIEPAQALRYS; this is encoded by the coding sequence ATGTTCAGACCGTTATCGATCTTTATCGGCACGCGCTATACCCGCGCCAAGCGCCGCAATCGCTTTGTTTCGTTCATCTCCATGACCTCGATGATCGGCCTCGCCCTGGGTGTGCTGGCGATGATCGTGGTGTTGTCGGTGATGAACGGCTTCCAGCGCGAAATGAGCTCGCGCATCCTCGGCATGGTGCCCCACGCCACCATCGTCGGCGTCAATCCGATCGACGACTGGCAGCCAGTGGCCGCCGCGGCGCTGAAAAATCCCGAGGTGACCGCCGCCGTGCCGTTCACCGAGATGGAAGGGATGTTGAGCCATAAGGGTTCGATGCAGCCGATCCAGATCAGCGGCATCGATCCGGCCCAGGAAGGCAAGGTGTCCATCGTCGCCCAGCACATCGTTCAGGGCCGTCTCGATGCCTTGAAGCCGGGCGAGTTTGGCGTGGTGATCGGTGAAATCACCGCGCGGCGTTTTCGCCTGAACGTCGGCGATAAAATCACCCTGATCGTGCCGGAAGTCAGCACCGCGCCGGGTGGTATCACTCCGCGCATGCAGCGGCTGAACGTGGTGGGTGTATTCAAGGTCGGTGCCGAACTGGATGGCTCCATGGCCCTGATCCACGTGGCCGACGCCGCGCAGATGCAGCATTGGCAGCCGAACCAGGTGCAAAGCGTGCGCCTGGCGGTGAAAGATTTGTACGCGGCGCCGAAGGTCTCCGGGGACATCGCCACCGGCCTGGGCGCGAACTACAAGGCCGACGACTGGACCCACACCCAGGGCAGCCTGTTCAGTGCCATGAAGATGGAAAAGACCATGATCGGCTTGCTGTTGCTGATGATCGTCGCCGTGGCGGCGTTCAACATCATCGCCACGCTGATCATGGTGGTGAACGACAAAGGCGCGGACATCGCGATCCTGCGCACCATCGGTGCCACACCGCGGCAGATCATGGCGATTTTCATGGTCCAGGGCACGGTGATTGGCGTCGTCGGCACGCTGATCGGCGGCGTGTTGGGGGTGATCGCGGCGTTGAACGTCAGTGAGCTGGTGGGCTGGCTGGAGCGGGTCAGTGGCCAGCACATCTTCAGTTCTGATGTGTACTTTGTCAGCAACCTGCCGTCGGAGCTTCAGCGCGCCGATGTTCTGCTGATCTGCTCGGCCGGGTTCATCCTGAGCTTCCTCGCTACCGTGTACCCGGCGTGGCGTGCGGCGAAGATCGAGCCGGCGCAGGCGTTGCGCTACTCTTGA
- a CDS encoding site-specific integrase, giving the protein MGTITSRKRKDNSTAYTAQIRINRDGKTVYQESQTFDRKQVAQAWIKRRETELAAPGAIERANRKGVTIKKMIDQYLDEYEKIRPLGKTKRATLTAIKETWLGEVDDSALNSQKLVEFAQWRMSAEGGGVQAQTVGNDLSHLSAVLSVARPAWGYEVDALAMPDARRVLRKLGMVTKSRERNRRPSLEELDQLMEYFFEMEARGNSSIPMPKLIAFALFSTRRQEEITRIRWEDLDESRQAVLVRDMKNPGQKIGNDVWCHLPDEAWAILHTMPKAEREIFPYNAKSVSASFTRACKMLGIEDLHYHDLRHEGVSRLFEMDWDIPRVSSVSGHRDWNSLRRYTHLRGRGDRYSGWQHLEKILR; this is encoded by the coding sequence ATGGGCACGATCACATCACGCAAGCGCAAGGACAATTCGACGGCCTACACGGCGCAGATACGGATTAATCGGGACGGGAAGACAGTTTATCAGGAAAGCCAAACCTTCGACCGGAAGCAGGTGGCTCAGGCATGGATAAAGCGGCGGGAGACAGAGCTGGCTGCGCCAGGTGCTATTGAGCGTGCGAACCGGAAGGGGGTGACGATCAAGAAAATGATCGACCAGTACTTGGACGAGTACGAAAAGATCCGGCCGCTGGGGAAGACTAAGCGAGCAACCCTGACGGCGATCAAGGAGACGTGGCTGGGCGAGGTCGATGATTCAGCGCTGAATAGCCAGAAGCTGGTGGAGTTTGCGCAATGGCGTATGAGCGCTGAGGGAGGAGGCGTGCAAGCGCAGACCGTTGGGAATGATTTGTCGCATTTGAGTGCGGTGTTGTCCGTTGCGCGGCCGGCCTGGGGATATGAGGTTGATGCTCTGGCAATGCCTGACGCCCGTCGGGTGTTGCGTAAGCTTGGCATGGTCACGAAGAGCAGGGAGCGCAATCGTCGGCCTAGTCTTGAAGAGCTAGATCAACTGATGGAGTACTTCTTTGAAATGGAGGCGAGAGGGAACAGCTCGATTCCTATGCCTAAGTTGATCGCCTTTGCGCTCTTCTCAACTCGGCGGCAGGAAGAGATAACTCGTATCCGCTGGGAGGATCTCGACGAATCCAGGCAGGCTGTGCTGGTGCGAGACATGAAGAATCCCGGCCAGAAAATTGGTAACGATGTGTGGTGTCACTTACCAGATGAGGCTTGGGCGATCCTGCATACTATGCCTAAGGCTGAGAGAGAAATTTTTCCCTATAACGCTAAGTCCGTGTCGGCATCCTTCACCCGTGCTTGCAAGATGTTGGGTATTGAGGATCTCCATTATCATGACCTGCGGCATGAGGGTGTGAGCCGGTTGTTTGAGATGGACTGGGACATTCCAAGAGTGTCGAGTGTTTCGGGACATCGCGATTGGAATTCTCTCCGACGATATACCCATCTGCGCGGCAGGGGTGACCGTTATTCAGGATGGCAGCACTTAGAAAAAATCCTGCGATGA
- a CDS encoding DUF4404 family protein, with protein MPARELQEQLNNLREQLEQNPPLSEAERYDLQALMQQIELELELESKTPDNNLADNVNLAVERFEVEHPTLAGTLRNIVLALGNMGI; from the coding sequence ATGCCTGCCCGCGAATTGCAAGAACAGCTCAATAACCTGCGCGAGCAATTGGAACAGAATCCACCACTTTCCGAAGCCGAGCGCTATGACCTGCAGGCGCTGATGCAACAGATCGAACTTGAACTTGAGCTGGAAAGCAAAACACCGGACAACAACCTCGCCGACAATGTGAACCTGGCTGTCGAACGTTTCGAGGTGGAACACCCCACCCTTGCCGGGACCTTGCGCAACATCGTGCTGGCCTTGGGCAACATGGGGATCTGA
- a CDS encoding VacJ family lipoprotein → MRWSHRLALLCLSASVLLVPFAAQAATEEDPWESINRPIFTFNDTLDTYALKPLAQGYQYVTPQFLEDGIHNMFRNIGDVGNLANNVLQAKPAAAGVDTARLIFNTTFGLLGFFDVGTQMGLQRSDEDFGQTLGYWGLGSGPYLMLPLLGPSTLRDAPAKLVDDYTAPYRYIDNVSVRNSIRGLNVVDTRASLLSAEKMVSGDKYVFIRNAYLQNREFKVKDGQVEDDF, encoded by the coding sequence ATGCGCTGGAGCCATCGTCTAGCTCTGCTGTGTTTATCTGCCAGCGTCTTGCTGGTTCCGTTCGCTGCCCAGGCCGCCACGGAAGAAGATCCTTGGGAAAGCATCAACCGTCCAATCTTCACTTTCAACGACACCCTCGATACCTATGCGCTCAAGCCACTGGCCCAGGGGTATCAATACGTGACGCCGCAATTCCTCGAAGACGGCATCCATAACATGTTCCGCAACATCGGCGACGTGGGCAACCTGGCCAACAACGTGCTGCAAGCCAAGCCGGCCGCTGCCGGTGTCGACACCGCCCGATTGATCTTCAACACCACCTTCGGCCTGCTGGGCTTCTTCGACGTGGGCACCCAGATGGGCCTGCAGCGCAGCGATGAAGATTTCGGCCAGACCCTGGGCTACTGGGGCCTGGGCAGTGGTCCGTATTTGATGTTGCCGCTGTTGGGGCCAAGCACCCTGCGTGACGCGCCAGCCAAGCTGGTCGATGACTACACGGCTCCGTATCGTTATATCGATAACGTCTCGGTGCGTAACTCCATTCGAGGCCTGAACGTCGTCGACACCCGTGCCAGCCTGTTGTCGGCCGAGAAGATGGTGAGCGGTGACAAGTACGTCTTCATCCGCAACGCTTACCTGCAAAACCGCGAATTCAAAGTCAAGGATGGCCAGGTTGAAGACGATTTCTGA